In Chryseobacterium sp. C-71, the genomic window GGATTTCTTCGTATGCTGTAAAATAAATTTCGTAATTACCGTTGCTGAAGAGCATTTTGTCGGTTCCGCGAAGTTTAGAAATATCTTTAATTAAATCTTCTTTCGGAGTTTCGTCGATAATATTCTGAACGATGTTTTCTTCTCGTAAAAGCTGGAATTTCAGTGATAAATTTTTAAGGTTGATCACCTGTGCCAGAGATTTCCTTTTTTCGTAGTAAGATTTCATCATATAAACCTTACGCTTCAGAAACTCTCCCAATTCCTCAATATTTTCCATCTCATCCATTGTCTTTACAGTGATAGGTTTTCCTATTCTGATTCTGATGGGTTTCTCACGGTCATTCATCATTTCCGCAGGAAGCATAATGGTCTGTAAGTTAGGGTGGATTTTGGCTACCTGATAAAATAAAGTGCTGTTCTTCGCATGAAAATACATTGGGACAACAGGAACTTTTGCCATCTTTATAAGCTTCAAAGCTGGTTTTTCCCACTCTCTGTCCAGAATCTCACCATAAGGATTATTCTTGTTTGAAACTTCTCCGGCAGGGAAAATTCCTACGCAGCCACCATTTTCAAGATGTTTCAATGTTTCACGCATTCCGGTTGCACTGTTTCTGACTTCTTTTCTTCCTTCAAAAGGATTTACAGCAATCACAAACGGTTCCATGGGTTTTATTTTTTCTAAAAGAAAATTTCCCATCACTTTGAAATCCGGACGTACTTCTGAAAGAATTTTACACATCAAAATTCCGTCGATTGCACCCAGCGGATGATTAGAAACCAATATGAACGGTCCTGTTTTTGGTATTTTTGCTAAATCTTCCTCAAACGCAACATAGCTTAAATTCCTTTCTCTCACGAAAGAATCGAAAAAATCTTTACCTTCTTTGTCTTTCAGCTTGTCATAAAGTCTGTTGACTTCATTTATTTTTGCAATGCTCATGACAGCAGACGCAACAGGATTCTTGAGAAATCCTATTTTATGCAAGCCGGAAGCTTTGATTAAATCAGTTTTCGATATTAAGCTCATCTGTGGTTTAGTCGGAATTAGTTTTACAATGTTACCATTTGAAGTGTGTTTTTTGAAATCTGTTCCAATAATACACTTTTTTCTTGGTAAAATTTGTTGATGTTCTCCATTTTTGCATTTCTTACCGTAAATAAAGATACATTTTTTATAACTTCGGTTTTGAAAATTTTCTGAAGTTCATTATTCAGCTCCTCAATTTTAAGGAATTTATCTTCAAGGCATAACGCCAATGAAATTGCAGAATTCTGCATCAAAGAGACTTTGATTTTATGTTTAGCTAAATTGTTGAAAATCAAGCTCATGTGGTCTTCTGCAATGAATGAGAAATCTCTTGTTGAAATTTTAAGCAAAGTTTGATCACTTTTTAAAATATAAGACTCTTCACTTTGATTTTTGTCAGAAGCACCTACTTTGGTTCCTTCTTTTGTAGGGTCTACAAAAGATTTCACATAGAAAGGAATATTTTTTTGCTGAAGTGGTTGTAAAGTTTTCGGGTGAATAACGCTTGCGCCAAAATAGGCCATTTCTATTGCCTCTTCATAAGATATATTAGATAAAAGCGTAACGTCTTTAAAAATTCTTGGATCACCCGTCATTACTCCAGGAACGTCTTTCCAAATCGTCATCGCTGTTGCATCAAGACAATATGCGAAAATTGCAGCAGAATAATCTGAGCCTTCTCTTCCCAAAGTTACAGTGAAATTATTGTCATCAGAACCAATGAAACCTTGAGTTACATAGCAAATGTTAGAATTTAAATTCGATATGAATTCTTCAGTTTTTTGCCAATTCACATTACCATCTCTGTAAGAGTCGTCTGTTTTTATAAAGTCTCTTGCATCAAGCCATTGGTTGGTAAACTGTATATCATTAAGATATTCGCTTACAATTTTGGTAGATATCATTTCTCCACAGCTTACAACCTGATCGTACACAAAATTATAGTTAGGAGATTTATTTCTTCTTAAAAATGAAACAATGTCGTCAAAAAACAAGTTTATTTCTTCAAAAGCTGCATGGTCGTCTGAGAAAAGCCCCTTGGCTATTTCGATGTGTTTCTGTTTTATATTCTCAATTTCAGTTTGATAGTTGTCTTTTTTGAAATACATTTCTACCACCTTTTCCAGCTCATTCGTGGTTTTACCCATCGCTGAAATTACCAATAGACATTTTTCAAAACCCTGGCTGCTAAGAACCATTGATACATTTTTTACACTTTCAGCGTCTTTCACAGATGCGCCACCAAACTTGAAAATTTTCATTAAATTGTTAAGAATAAAATTGTTAGATATAAATCATTCACGTTTTTTTCGGAGGTCAAAATTAGACATTTACGATGAGATATGAAATAGTGCATCGGCAGGTTGAATTA contains:
- a CDS encoding lysophospholipid acyltransferase family protein encodes the protein MSLISKTDLIKASGLHKIGFLKNPVASAVMSIAKINEVNRLYDKLKDKEGKDFFDSFVRERNLSYVAFEEDLAKIPKTGPFILVSNHPLGAIDGILMCKILSEVRPDFKVMGNFLLEKIKPMEPFVIAVNPFEGRKEVRNSATGMRETLKHLENGGCVGIFPAGEVSNKNNPYGEILDREWEKPALKLIKMAKVPVVPMYFHAKNSTLFYQVAKIHPNLQTIMLPAEMMNDREKPIRIRIGKPITVKTMDEMENIEELGEFLKRKVYMMKSYYEKRKSLAQVINLKNLSLKFQLLREENIVQNIIDETPKEDLIKDISKLRGTDKMLFSNGNYEIYFTAYEEIPSVMREIGRQRELTFRAVGEGSNLPFDLDEYDKHYHHLFLWDNAAEKLAGAYRMALGKDVMKKFGIKGFYTSSLFEFEQDIHPFFKKVIEMGRAYICEEYQQKPLPLFLLWRGIVHVCLRNPDHKFLMGGVSISNKFSEFSKSLMIEFMRSNYYDSAVAQYITPRNDFKVKLRDRDKHLFLDEMESDLNKLDKIIDDLEPELRMPVLIKKYIKQNAKVIAFNVDPNFNDAIDGLMYIRISDLPESTIKPVLEEMSEQIRKEQENNQTENQ
- a CDS encoding aspartate kinase — encoded protein: MKIFKFGGASVKDAESVKNVSMVLSSQGFEKCLLVISAMGKTTNELEKVVEMYFKKDNYQTEIENIKQKHIEIAKGLFSDDHAAFEEINLFFDDIVSFLRRNKSPNYNFVYDQVVSCGEMISTKIVSEYLNDIQFTNQWLDARDFIKTDDSYRDGNVNWQKTEEFISNLNSNICYVTQGFIGSDDNNFTVTLGREGSDYSAAIFAYCLDATAMTIWKDVPGVMTGDPRIFKDVTLLSNISYEEAIEMAYFGASVIHPKTLQPLQQKNIPFYVKSFVDPTKEGTKVGASDKNQSEESYILKSDQTLLKISTRDFSFIAEDHMSLIFNNLAKHKIKVSLMQNSAISLALCLEDKFLKIEELNNELQKIFKTEVIKNVSLFTVRNAKMENINKFYQEKSVLLEQISKNTLQMVTL